The Williamwhitmania taraxaci genome includes a region encoding these proteins:
- a CDS encoding PaaI family thioesterase, whose product MNHTTQKAFQDFYPEEYSHCYGCGKSNPNGHQLKSYWDGDETVAHFTPKSYHTGGYPDNVYGGIIASLFDCHGTASAAAAAFRDEVRGMDTLPAIRFITASLKVDYLKPTPHGVELEVRGHIVEVKPRKVTVEMTLSANGEVCAKGHMIAVRLRE is encoded by the coding sequence ATGAACCATACTACTCAAAAAGCATTTCAAGATTTCTACCCCGAAGAGTATAGTCACTGCTACGGCTGCGGAAAGAGCAACCCGAACGGCCACCAGCTCAAAAGTTATTGGGACGGCGACGAAACCGTTGCCCATTTTACACCAAAAAGTTACCACACCGGAGGTTACCCGGATAACGTCTACGGCGGTATAATTGCCTCGCTCTTCGATTGTCACGGAACGGCAAGTGCCGCAGCAGCTGCTTTTAGGGACGAAGTTCGTGGAATGGATACCCTACCGGCTATCCGCTTTATAACCGCCTCGCTCAAGGTAGATTACCTAAAACCTACGCCCCATGGGGTAGAACTCGAAGTACGCGGCCACATTGTGGAGGTTAAGCCGCGCAAAGTTACCGTGGAGATGACCCTTTCGGCCAACGGCGAGGTATGCGCTAAAGGCCACATGATTGCTGTAAGGCTGCGCGAATAA